A DNA window from Porphyromonas gingivalis ATCC 33277 contains the following coding sequences:
- a CDS encoding YitT family protein, translating to MALTKTSKLYYKVHDYILIILGCSIYAFAWTGFILSQGITTGGLAGISTLIKIATGIPAAIPYNIINLGLAVLALIFLGWRFMVKTVISVVIMAIIIPIGEEYLVVTEIVNGVKVFTPLLLPNEPALALVIGSILSGLGIAIVFSVNSSTGGTDIIVAIMNKYKNMSFGRAILLVDCTIILCSYLVNVYIAGKSPSDAFNLLIYSAIEVILVSTVLDWYLNSNRQSVQFLIFSLKNEELSNAIQERIKRGCTLLDATGGYSGQPCKVLVVVARKTQSLSIHRIIQEIDPKAFVSESVVRGVYGEGFQAIRK from the coding sequence ATGGCTCTTACAAAAACTTCAAAACTCTATTACAAAGTCCACGACTACATCCTTATTATTCTGGGATGCTCCATCTATGCTTTTGCGTGGACGGGCTTCATCCTTTCCCAAGGAATTACCACGGGAGGATTGGCCGGTATCTCCACTCTGATCAAGATCGCCACGGGTATTCCGGCTGCGATACCGTACAATATCATCAATCTGGGATTAGCGGTACTCGCTCTGATCTTCTTGGGATGGCGTTTCATGGTCAAGACGGTCATAAGCGTTGTCATAATGGCCATTATCATCCCGATAGGTGAAGAGTATCTGGTCGTCACGGAGATCGTCAATGGCGTAAAAGTTTTTACGCCTCTTCTACTGCCGAATGAACCGGCCTTAGCTCTGGTGATCGGCTCCATTCTTAGCGGTCTGGGTATTGCGATAGTATTCTCCGTGAACTCCAGTACGGGCGGTACCGATATTATCGTAGCCATCATGAACAAGTACAAGAACATGTCGTTCGGACGCGCCATTCTACTGGTGGACTGTACCATTATTTTGTGCTCGTATCTGGTCAATGTCTACATCGCCGGCAAGTCACCTTCCGATGCTTTCAACCTGCTTATCTATTCGGCCATAGAGGTTATCCTCGTATCTACAGTCTTGGATTGGTATCTCAATTCGAATAGACAGTCCGTGCAATTCCTCATCTTCAGTCTCAAAAACGAAGAACTCAGCAATGCCATTCAAGAGCGCATCAAAAGGGGGTGTACCCTGCTGGATGCGACAGGAGGCTATTCCGGCCAACCTTGTAAAGTTCTTGTGGTCGTTGCACGCAAGACACAAAGCCTATCCATCCACAGAATCATTCAGGAGATCGACCCCAAAGCCTTTGTATCCGAATCCGTAGTGAGAGGGGTATATGGGGAAGGATTCCAAGCAATAAGAAAATAA
- a CDS encoding NAD-dependent epimerase/dehydratase family protein has translation MGNKRVLITGATGFIGGYLVDEALRRQYEVWAAVRPHSDRSRLTDSRIRFIEIDYRDPSDIARLADKIAPEGESAWHLVIHNAGITKARDTSLFREINAEQTKRFLIGLQGAKHSPERFVLMSSMGSYGAPPDDCQPLSSSSVPKPTTAYGESKLLAEQYVRTFVTIPYTIIQPTGVYGPHDQDYLMAIRSVDKGFDFSTGSTPQTLTFIYAEDLASAVFIAAEHPDAAGQKYIVSDGNEYTDIEFGRMIQHLLGRKNVCHLRIPLPLVKATCYIGQKWADISGTLTPLNLDKYAIIAQRNWRCDSSPIRAIGFSPRYNLEQGLAETIRWARTTGQIRR, from the coding sequence GTGGGGAACAAGCGAGTTCTCATCACGGGAGCAACGGGCTTCATCGGCGGCTATCTGGTCGATGAAGCCCTGCGCCGTCAATATGAAGTGTGGGCGGCTGTGCGTCCCCACAGCGATCGCTCACGCCTGACAGACAGCCGGATCCGATTTATAGAGATCGACTACCGCGACCCGTCCGATATTGCTCGCTTGGCTGATAAGATAGCTCCCGAAGGTGAATCCGCATGGCACTTGGTTATCCACAACGCCGGTATAACCAAAGCTCGTGACACCTCGCTTTTCAGAGAGATCAATGCAGAGCAGACCAAGCGTTTTCTGATAGGATTACAAGGGGCGAAGCACTCCCCCGAACGCTTTGTCCTGATGAGCAGTATGGGTAGCTATGGAGCTCCTCCCGACGACTGCCAACCCCTTTCCTCCTCTTCCGTACCCAAACCTACAACTGCCTATGGAGAGAGCAAGTTGCTGGCGGAGCAATATGTGCGAACCTTTGTCACAATACCTTATACCATAATACAACCCACAGGAGTCTATGGACCTCATGACCAAGACTATCTGATGGCAATCCGCAGCGTCGATAAGGGATTCGATTTCTCCACGGGTAGTACGCCGCAAACACTGACTTTTATTTACGCAGAGGATCTGGCCTCAGCAGTTTTCATCGCAGCCGAACACCCCGATGCAGCAGGGCAGAAGTATATAGTATCGGATGGAAACGAATACACCGATATAGAGTTCGGACGAATGATCCAACACCTGCTCGGCAGAAAAAACGTATGCCATTTGCGTATTCCTCTGCCTTTAGTAAAAGCCACCTGCTATATCGGCCAAAAATGGGCAGACATCAGTGGCACATTGACACCGCTTAACCTCGATAAATACGCCATCATAGCCCAACGCAACTGGCGGTGCGACTCTTCTCCGATCAGGGCAATCGGTTTTTCTCCTCGCTATAATCTGGAGCAAGGTTTGGCCGAGACCATTCGTTGGGCACGTACCACCGGACAAATCCGTCGTTAG